One window from the genome of Haladaptatus paucihalophilus DX253 encodes:
- a CDS encoding DNA-3-methyladenine glycosylase family protein produces the protein MEPSRDGAKADAESAERVLREDPVMAELLDKHDPYTESNWTEYERLCISIINQQLSTASAAAVKERVFALLGEVTPETVLDAGEADLRDAGLSRTKVEYLKNAARAFRRNDFTAEGLAAHSNEEVVDALTEIKGVGDWTARMYLLFVLEREDILPLGDLAVRRGIQQLYGDGEELTREEMREIGERWRPYRSVATRYIWAEYESE, from the coding sequence ATGGAACCTTCCCGTGACGGGGCAAAAGCGGATGCCGAGAGCGCCGAGCGCGTCCTCCGCGAGGACCCCGTGATGGCGGAACTGCTCGACAAGCACGACCCGTACACGGAATCGAACTGGACGGAGTACGAACGGCTCTGTATCTCCATCATCAACCAGCAGTTATCGACGGCGAGCGCCGCGGCGGTGAAAGAGCGCGTCTTCGCCCTGCTCGGCGAGGTGACGCCGGAGACGGTGCTGGACGCGGGCGAGGCAGACCTTCGGGACGCCGGGCTTTCGCGCACGAAAGTCGAGTACCTGAAGAACGCGGCGCGCGCGTTCCGGCGGAACGATTTTACCGCGGAAGGGCTGGCCGCGCACTCGAACGAGGAGGTCGTGGACGCGCTGACCGAAATCAAAGGCGTCGGCGACTGGACCGCACGGATGTACCTGTTGTTCGTGCTGGAACGGGAGGACATCCTTCCGCTCGGAGACCTCGCGGTTCGGCGCGGAATTCAGCAGTTGTACGGCGACGGCGAGGAACTGACGCGCGAGGAGATGCGCGAAATCGGCGAGCGGTGGCGGCCCTACCGCTCGGTTGCGACCCGATACATCTGGGCCGAGTACGAATCGGAGTGA